In one window of Halomarina pelagica DNA:
- a CDS encoding PHP-associated domain-containing protein, giving the protein MHVKILDERVVERAKARGLDAIVYAPHFTRLPSIEAKADAFSDDDLLVIPAREIFTGSWRDRKHVLAVGLSKPVPDFVTLDGAMCELDRQGAAALAPHPEFLNVSLSAADLERYDVRAVEVYNPKHWDFHNERAREIARHAGLPGFGSSYAHLRGSIGEAWTTFEEPIESAADLAARLRSGASMRVFHRDGFEHNLRRALEFAHLGYENTWGKVDRILLSATEPTHPGHVAYEGRFDDVRVY; this is encoded by the coding sequence ATGCACGTGAAGATCCTCGACGAGCGCGTCGTCGAGCGGGCGAAGGCCCGCGGCCTCGACGCCATCGTCTACGCGCCGCACTTCACTCGGTTGCCGAGCATCGAGGCCAAGGCCGACGCGTTCTCCGACGACGACCTCCTCGTGATCCCCGCCCGCGAGATATTCACGGGGTCGTGGCGCGACCGCAAGCACGTCCTCGCGGTGGGCCTCTCGAAGCCGGTCCCCGACTTCGTCACCCTCGACGGTGCGATGTGCGAACTCGACCGCCAGGGCGCGGCGGCGCTGGCTCCCCACCCCGAGTTCCTGAACGTGAGCCTGAGCGCGGCCGACCTCGAGCGCTACGACGTTCGGGCCGTCGAGGTGTACAACCCGAAGCACTGGGACTTTCACAACGAGCGGGCCCGCGAGATCGCGCGGCACGCGGGGCTTCCGGGGTTCGGTTCCTCGTACGCCCACCTCCGCGGGAGCATCGGCGAGGCGTGGACGACGTTCGAGGAGCCGATCGAGAGCGCGGCCGACCTCGCCGCGAGACTGCGATCGGGAGCGTCGATGCGGGTGTTCCACCGCGACGGGTTCGAACACAACCTCCGGCGGGCGCTCGAGTTCGCGCACCTCGGCTACGAGAACACCTGGGGGAAGGTCGATCGGATCCTCCTCTCGGCGACCGAACCGACCCACCCGGGGCACGTCGCGTACGAGGGTCGGTTCGACGACGTGCGGGTGTACTGA
- the ftsZ gene encoding cell division protein FtsZ: MDSLIEEAIDEAEGEREENAPRGNGVGGAGPQNTDPVSSAGTMTDEELAEIVRDLETKITVFGCGGGGGNTVTRMAQEGIHGARLVAANTDAQHLAEQVQADTKILIGRTRTGGRGAGSVPQIGEEAAQENIEDIQSAIGDSDMVFITAGLGGGTGTGSAPVVAQAAQEAGALTIAVVTIPFTAEGERRRANADAGLERLRSVADTVIVIPNDRLLDYAPNLPLQDAFKICDRVLMRSVKGMTELITKPGLVNVDFADVKTIMENGGVAMIGLGESDSENKARDSIRSALRSPLLDVNFQNANSALINVVGGPDMSIEEAEGVVEEIYERVDTDARIIWGASVNAEFESKMETMVVVTGVESPQIYGKGDGQEQVDTRELTDDGDDIDYVE, from the coding sequence ATGGACTCGCTTATCGAGGAGGCCATCGACGAGGCCGAAGGCGAACGGGAGGAGAACGCCCCGCGTGGGAACGGGGTCGGGGGCGCGGGTCCCCAGAACACCGACCCGGTATCGTCCGCCGGGACGATGACCGACGAGGAACTCGCGGAGATCGTCCGCGACCTCGAGACGAAGATCACGGTGTTCGGCTGTGGCGGCGGCGGCGGCAACACCGTCACGCGGATGGCCCAGGAGGGCATCCACGGGGCGCGGCTCGTCGCGGCGAACACCGACGCCCAGCACCTCGCCGAACAGGTGCAGGCGGACACGAAGATCCTCATCGGGCGCACCCGCACCGGCGGACGCGGCGCGGGGTCGGTCCCGCAGATCGGCGAGGAGGCCGCCCAGGAGAACATCGAGGACATCCAGTCGGCCATCGGCGACTCCGACATGGTGTTCATCACCGCGGGACTCGGCGGCGGCACTGGCACGGGCTCCGCACCGGTCGTCGCGCAGGCCGCCCAGGAGGCCGGCGCGCTCACCATCGCCGTCGTGACGATCCCGTTCACCGCGGAGGGCGAGCGCCGCCGCGCGAACGCCGACGCGGGCCTCGAACGCCTCCGCTCGGTCGCGGACACCGTCATCGTCATCCCGAACGACCGGCTGCTCGATTACGCGCCGAACCTGCCGCTGCAGGACGCGTTCAAGATCTGCGACCGCGTGCTGATGCGCTCGGTCAAGGGGATGACCGAACTCATCACGAAGCCCGGGCTGGTGAACGTCGACTTCGCGGACGTGAAGACGATCATGGAGAACGGCGGCGTCGCCATGATCGGCCTCGGCGAGTCCGACTCCGAGAACAAGGCGCGCGACTCCATCCGCTCTGCGCTCCGCTCCCCGCTGCTCGACGTGAACTTCCAGAACGCCAACTCCGCGCTCATCAACGTCGTCGGTGGTCCCGACATGAGCATCGAGGAGGCGGAGGGCGTCGTCGAGGAGATCTACGAGCGCGTCGACACCGACGCGCGGATCATCTGGGGTGCGAGCGTCAACGCCGAGTTCGAGAGCAAGATGGAGACGATGGTCGTCGTGACCGGCGTCGAGTCGCCGCAGATCTACGGCAAGGGCGACGGACAGGAGCAGGTCGACACCCGCGAACTCACCGACGACGGCGACGACATCGACTACGTCGAGTGA
- a CDS encoding protein translocase SEC61 complex subunit gamma translates to MEVPKDLSSYVRVLKLASTPSREEFAQVALIAGAGIVLVGFIGFVIFVIMTLLPGGV, encoded by the coding sequence ATGGAAGTTCCCAAAGACCTCTCTTCGTACGTTCGGGTGCTGAAGCTGGCGAGCACCCCCTCGCGCGAGGAGTTCGCACAGGTGGCGCTCATCGCCGGGGCCGGCATCGTGCTCGTCGGTTTCATCGGATTCGTCATCTTCGTGATCATGACGCTCCTCCCCGGAGGCGTCTAA
- a CDS encoding metal-dependent hydrolase, translating into MNKEGHVVNGLLLGVGLGFVLEPGGDAGTLYAVVAVTVPVVLGALLPDVDTAFGVHRKTLHNLPVLGLFVAFPVVFDNLHFVWVGVLTHYVLDVVGSKRGIALFYPLRREYGLPTGVATSSRYANAVTLAVTAAELAVAYALVRVAPGVVASAFRALPAGIAP; encoded by the coding sequence GTGAACAAAGAAGGTCACGTCGTCAACGGCCTCCTGCTGGGCGTCGGCCTGGGGTTCGTCCTCGAACCGGGAGGCGACGCGGGGACCCTCTACGCCGTCGTGGCGGTGACGGTGCCCGTGGTCCTCGGCGCGCTCCTCCCCGACGTGGACACCGCGTTCGGCGTCCACAGGAAGACGCTGCACAACCTGCCCGTCCTCGGGTTGTTCGTCGCCTTCCCCGTCGTCTTCGACAACCTCCACTTCGTCTGGGTGGGGGTGCTCACCCACTACGTCCTCGACGTCGTCGGCAGCAAGCGCGGCATCGCGCTGTTCTACCCGCTGCGGAGGGAGTACGGTCTCCCGACGGGCGTCGCCACGAGCAGTCGCTACGCAAACGCCGTCACGCTCGCCGTCACCGCCGCCGAACTCGCCGTCGCCTACGCGCTCGTCCGCGTCGCGCCCGGCGTCGTCGCGAGCGCGTTTCGGGCGCTCCCCGCGGGGATCGCCCCGTAG
- a CDS encoding transcription elongation factor Spt5 codes for MPIYAVKTTASQERTVADMLVNREEESIHAVLAPDSLTSYVMVEADDATVFDRILDEIPHARGIVPGESSIMEVEHFLSPKPDVEGIAEGDIVELIAGPFKGEKAQVQRIDESKDQVTVELYEATVPIPVTVRGDQIRVLDSEER; via the coding sequence ATGCCCATCTACGCCGTCAAGACCACGGCCAGCCAGGAGCGGACGGTCGCAGACATGCTCGTCAACCGGGAGGAGGAGTCCATTCACGCCGTCCTCGCGCCGGACTCGCTGACGAGTTACGTGATGGTCGAGGCCGACGACGCGACCGTCTTCGATCGCATCCTCGACGAGATCCCCCACGCGCGGGGGATCGTTCCGGGGGAGTCGTCGATCATGGAGGTCGAACACTTCCTCTCGCCGAAACCCGACGTCGAGGGGATCGCGGAGGGCGACATCGTGGAACTCATCGCCGGGCCCTTCAAGGGCGAGAAGGCGCAGGTCCAGCGCATCGACGAGAGCAAGGACCAGGTGACGGTCGAACTCTACGAGGCGACCGTCCCCATCCCCGTCACGGTCCGCGGCGATCAGATCCGCGTACTGGACAGCGAAGAGCGCTGA